One segment of Anaerolineae bacterium DNA contains the following:
- the rplK gene encoding 50S ribosomal protein L11: MAKKIKAVVKLQIPAGKANPAPPVGTALGPHQINIMAFCKEYNARTQNMMGSIIPAEITIYTDQTFSFVTKTPPVSDLLKKAAGLEKGSSVPNRDKVGAITQAQVREIAETKMQDLNAVDLAGAIKQIEGSARSMGITVKD, from the coding sequence ATGGCTAAAAAAATAAAAGCGGTGGTAAAGCTACAAATTCCGGCCGGAAAAGCCAATCCCGCCCCGCCGGTGGGTACGGCGTTAGGGCCTCATCAAATCAATATTATGGCCTTTTGTAAAGAGTATAACGCCAGAACCCAAAACATGATGGGTTCCATTATTCCGGCTGAAATTACCATTTACACCGACCAGACCTTTTCGTTTGTTACCAAAACTCCTCCCGTAAGCGACCTTTTGAAAAAAGCCGCCGGATTGGAGAAAGGCTCCAGCGTGCCCAACCGGGATAAGGTGGGCGCCATTACCCAGGCCCAGGTGCGCGAAATTGCTGAAACCAAAATGCAAGACCTTAACGCGGTTGACCTGGCGGGAGCCATTAAACAAATTGAAGGTTCCGCCCGCAGTATGGGCATCACTGTTAAAGATTAA
- a CDS encoding 50S ribosomal protein L1: MPKRGKKYQEALKLVDLSKNYSPQEAVALAKKTSFTNFDATIEAHLRMGLDPRKADQQIRSTVQLPHGTGRQVRVLVFAEGEGQRLAEEAGADYAGSDELVQKIQGGWFEFDVSVATPPMMSKVGRLGKVLGPRGLMPSPKAGTVVPDEDLGRVVSELKAGRVEFRLDRTANVHVPIGKASFSEEQLLENFAALMEAMQQAKPAAVKGAYIKKAALCATMGPGIKVDTTQAMQLKLD; the protein is encoded by the coding sequence GTGCCAAAACGAGGCAAAAAGTATCAAGAAGCGCTAAAATTAGTTGATTTAAGCAAAAACTATTCCCCTCAAGAAGCGGTGGCGCTGGCCAAAAAAACATCTTTTACAAATTTTGACGCCACCATCGAGGCGCACCTGCGGATGGGCCTGGACCCTCGTAAAGCCGACCAGCAGATTCGCAGCACTGTGCAACTGCCCCACGGCACAGGCCGTCAGGTGCGGGTGTTGGTTTTTGCTGAAGGCGAAGGCCAACGATTAGCCGAAGAGGCCGGCGCAGATTATGCCGGCAGTGATGAACTGGTGCAAAAAATTCAAGGGGGCTGGTTTGAGTTTGACGTTTCTGTAGCTACCCCCCCCATGATGTCAAAAGTGGGCCGCCTGGGGAAAGTGTTAGGCCCGCGCGGTTTAATGCCCAGCCCCAAAGCGGGGACGGTGGTGCCCGATGAAGATTTGGGGCGGGTTGTATCGGAGTTGAAAGCGGGCCGGGTTGAGTTCAGGCTGGACCGAACGGCCAATGTTCACGTGCCCATTGGCAAAGCGTCGTTTTCAGAAGAGCAGTTATTAGAAAACTTTGCGGCCTTGATGGAGGCTATGCAGCAGGCTAAACCGGCTGCCGTTAAGGGCGCTTATATCAAAAAGGCTGCTTTGTGCGCCACCATGGGCCCGGGTATTAAGGTGGATACTACCCAGGCCATGCAATTGAAGTTAGATTGA